One genomic window of Paenibacillus xylanilyticus includes the following:
- a CDS encoding MATE family efflux transporter: MNTNWTHPLERQSVGKAFVSYLVPSILGMLVIAFNFIIDGIMVGHKLGSTALAGIGIASPVYTLFVAMSLWIGMGGATLYSNYMGQRDMTTAKQIFTKSITIILLITMAIGYTAFTLKDQLVYALGANAETFPYAADYINIMLLFGFVFTIENALTIFVRNDGDPNTSMYAQITFAVANIVLNYITLYVLEWGVQGVAIGTIISASLALLVLLSHFFKKSNNLVFTRFKWNTKLFGTIVLIGFPSFLAELGMSVFSISHNISLDRIAGTDGVASFTVLNYIHGVVLLAFLGLASAAQPLVSYYHGAKQMVREKQTIRIASRTALACGVILLLVVQWGAPYFVQIFGKFSESVKSNAVYGLRIFTFAYLFMGINFVMSTYFQSIGNAKMAIWITAAREMIIMIALIAILPSLWGVTGVWLAVPLSEMLVLVTIAVYYRKRTVSERIESLTIE, encoded by the coding sequence ATGAACACGAACTGGACGCATCCCCTCGAAAGGCAATCCGTAGGAAAAGCTTTTGTAAGCTACCTTGTGCCATCCATACTTGGGATGCTGGTCATTGCTTTTAATTTTATTATTGATGGCATCATGGTTGGGCACAAACTTGGATCAACTGCGCTCGCCGGAATTGGTATTGCTTCACCCGTATACACCCTTTTCGTAGCAATGTCGTTATGGATCGGCATGGGCGGAGCTACCCTGTATTCCAACTATATGGGTCAAAGGGATATGACCACGGCCAAACAAATATTCACAAAATCAATTACGATTATTCTGTTAATTACGATGGCTATAGGATATACCGCATTCACGTTAAAGGACCAACTGGTTTACGCTTTGGGCGCTAATGCAGAGACATTCCCCTATGCCGCTGACTATATAAACATCATGCTGTTGTTCGGGTTTGTCTTCACCATTGAAAATGCCCTGACGATCTTTGTCCGTAACGACGGTGATCCCAATACCTCCATGTACGCACAGATCACATTTGCCGTAGCCAATATCGTTCTTAATTATATAACTCTATATGTACTCGAATGGGGTGTACAAGGTGTGGCCATCGGTACGATCATCTCGGCATCCCTAGCCCTGCTTGTCCTGTTGTCTCACTTTTTCAAAAAATCCAATAACCTTGTCTTCACTCGGTTCAAATGGAATACCAAACTGTTCGGAACCATTGTTCTTATAGGTTTTCCCAGCTTTCTTGCCGAACTCGGCATGTCTGTCTTCTCCATCTCACACAACATTTCACTGGACCGGATCGCAGGTACGGATGGTGTAGCATCCTTTACGGTACTGAATTATATCCATGGTGTAGTTTTGCTCGCTTTTCTGGGGCTGGCTTCTGCTGCCCAACCTCTGGTTAGTTACTATCATGGAGCCAAACAGATGGTGCGTGAAAAACAAACCATTCGCATAGCCTCCAGGACGGCTCTGGCTTGCGGTGTTATACTGCTGCTTGTTGTGCAATGGGGAGCACCTTACTTCGTTCAGATCTTCGGAAAGTTCAGTGAGAGTGTCAAAAGCAATGCTGTCTACGGTTTGAGAATATTTACTTTTGCCTACCTGTTTATGGGAATCAACTTCGTCATGAGTACCTATTTCCAATCAATAGGGAATGCCAAAATGGCAATCTGGATCACGGCTGCACGTGAGATGATCATCATGATTGCACTAATTGCTATCCTTCCATCTCTCTGGGGCGTAACAGGTGTCTGGCTTGCTGTGCCTCTCTCTGAGATGCTAGTTCTCGTGACAATTGCCGTTTACTATAGGAAACGTACTGTTTCGGAGAGGATTGAGAGTCTGACTATTGAATAG
- a CDS encoding class I SAM-dependent methyltransferase, with product MKQNKYDEAEFFRNYSQMARSTQGLEAAGEWYKLRTMLPELKDKNVLDLGCGFGWHCRYAREQQARSVIGVDLSENMLQRAREMTDDSRIEYKHMAIEDIEFAPEQFDVVISSLALHYIEQVDQVFAQIHACLVQGGTLVYSVEHPIFTARAAQDWHYGPQGEIMHWPVDDYHQEGKRVTNFLSQDVVKYHRTLATHLNELIRAGFVIQQVAESKPSPEMMDQIPGMRDENRRPMFLMIAAVKA from the coding sequence ATGAAGCAGAACAAATATGATGAGGCAGAGTTTTTCAGGAACTACAGTCAGATGGCTCGTTCTACTCAAGGGCTTGAGGCGGCGGGTGAGTGGTATAAACTGCGAACCATGCTACCTGAGTTGAAGGACAAAAATGTTTTGGATCTGGGCTGTGGCTTTGGCTGGCACTGCCGGTACGCACGGGAGCAGCAGGCCAGATCAGTTATTGGCGTGGATCTATCTGAGAATATGCTGCAGCGTGCACGGGAAATGACGGATGATTCTCGGATTGAGTACAAGCATATGGCCATTGAAGATATTGAATTTGCCCCTGAACAATTCGATGTGGTTATTAGCTCGCTTGCTCTGCACTACATTGAACAGGTGGATCAGGTATTTGCTCAAATCCATGCTTGCCTTGTCCAGGGTGGTACATTGGTATATTCAGTGGAACATCCGATCTTCACGGCTCGTGCTGCGCAGGATTGGCACTATGGGCCTCAAGGTGAGATTATGCATTGGCCTGTAGATGACTATCATCAGGAGGGAAAGCGTGTTACCAATTTCCTGAGTCAGGACGTAGTTAAGTACCACCGGACGTTGGCAACCCATCTGAATGAACTGATCCGGGCGGGATTTGTGATTCAGCAGGTGGCTGAGTCCAAACCTTCACCTGAGATGATGGATCAGATCCCGGGTATGCGAGACGAGAATCGCCGTCCCATGTTTCTCATGATCGCTGCGGTTAAAGCTTGA
- a CDS encoding RNA polymerase sigma factor has translation MEYQFLAQAQTIDNYTLSSMMDDYGNDVWNYAYFLTRSTEQADEISQQVFIRAYSGIKHFRGECSLKTWLLTITRNTTFTYRKSRFFRSSLWGETLPIESEQGPSHIREMTPAQYAHPSAEAEVISREHVHEIWDIVMALPDKFREILLLHLKYELTMNEIAEMLRISTGTVKSRLSRGKDKVRKQWEERNR, from the coding sequence TTGGAATATCAATTTCTGGCCCAGGCCCAGACGATCGACAATTACACACTCAGCAGCATGATGGATGACTATGGGAATGATGTGTGGAACTATGCTTATTTTTTGACCAGAAGTACAGAGCAGGCAGATGAAATATCACAGCAAGTATTTATTCGGGCATACTCCGGGATCAAACACTTTCGCGGGGAGTGCTCCCTGAAAACCTGGTTGCTTACCATTACAAGAAATACGACATTTACATACCGGAAATCGAGGTTTTTTCGCAGCAGTTTATGGGGGGAGACGCTTCCGATCGAATCAGAACAGGGACCTTCACATATTCGTGAGATGACGCCTGCACAATATGCCCATCCTTCAGCTGAAGCCGAGGTAATAAGTAGGGAGCATGTACATGAGATATGGGATATCGTTATGGCTCTGCCGGATAAGTTTCGTGAAATCTTGTTGCTGCATCTGAAGTACGAGCTCACGATGAACGAAATTGCAGAAATGTTGAGAATCAGTACAGGTACAGTGAAATCGAGATTATCACGGGGCAAAGATAAAGTGCGGAAACAATGGGAGGAGAGAAATAGATGA
- a CDS encoding DUF523 domain-containing protein, with protein sequence MKYLVSSCLAGVACRYNGTASLDEKIQELVAQEQAMMVCPELLGGFSTPREPAEIIGGTGKDVLTGTAQVMERGGRDVTDLYIKGAYQTLEWAKKLDVTCIVLKEFSPSCGTQAIYDGHFANHKVQGEGVTAALLRQEGYEVISEIEFMKQF encoded by the coding sequence ATGAAATATTTGGTGAGTTCATGTCTGGCAGGAGTAGCTTGCCGTTACAACGGAACAGCGAGTCTGGATGAGAAGATTCAGGAGCTCGTAGCTCAAGAGCAGGCCATGATGGTCTGTCCGGAACTGCTCGGCGGATTCTCCACCCCGCGGGAACCGGCAGAGATTATCGGAGGTACAGGCAAGGATGTGCTCACAGGCACAGCACAGGTGATGGAGAGAGGTGGCAGGGACGTTACCGATCTGTATATTAAGGGAGCCTACCAAACGCTGGAATGGGCCAAAAAGCTCGATGTTACTTGCATTGTGTTGAAGGAATTCAGTCCTTCCTGCGGCACACAAGCCATCTATGATGGTCACTTCGCTAATCACAAGGTACAAGGTGAAGGCGTCACCGCCGCTCTGCTTCGGCAAGAAGGCTATGAAGTCATTTCGGAAATTGAATTCATGAAACAATTTTAA
- a CDS encoding NAD(P)H-dependent oxidoreductase encodes MEPTTQTIKKEEILNAYHFRHATKVFDDSRKITAEDFEFILETGRLSPSSIGFEPWKFLIVQKPELRQRLSEVSSGAQKQLATASHFVVILARTDASYNSPYAEYMLKEIKGMPDDVFELTSAAYGNFQNNQRLLENPKTLFDWASKQTYIALGNMMTSAALIGIDSCPIEGFSYQDVHRILEEEGLLEDGAWDISMMAAFGYRIEEPKREKSRQPLDKITQWIE; translated from the coding sequence ATGGAGCCTACAACACAAACAATAAAAAAGGAAGAAATTTTAAACGCATATCATTTCCGGCATGCAACGAAGGTATTTGATGATTCACGCAAAATTACAGCGGAGGATTTCGAATTTATTCTCGAAACAGGAAGGTTATCACCGAGTTCGATCGGATTCGAGCCATGGAAGTTCTTAATTGTGCAAAAACCGGAGCTCCGCCAGCGCTTGTCTGAAGTATCCTCTGGAGCGCAGAAGCAATTGGCAACGGCGAGCCATTTCGTGGTGATTCTGGCCCGAACAGATGCAAGTTATAATTCCCCTTATGCGGAGTACATGCTCAAAGAGATTAAAGGTATGCCGGATGATGTGTTCGAGTTAACAAGTGCCGCATACGGGAATTTTCAAAACAACCAGCGTCTGCTTGAGAACCCAAAAACGCTATTCGATTGGGCATCCAAACAGACTTATATTGCACTCGGCAATATGATGACCTCAGCAGCTCTTATCGGCATCGATTCTTGCCCTATTGAAGGCTTCAGCTACCAGGATGTGCATCGTATCCTCGAAGAAGAAGGTTTGCTGGAAGATGGAGCGTGGGACATTTCGATGATGGCGGCTTTCGGCTACCGTATAGAGGAACCCAAACGCGAGAAGTCTCGGCAGCCTCTGGACAAGATTACACAATGGATTGAGTAA
- a CDS encoding MarR family winged helix-turn-helix transcriptional regulator: MPKYNAIALIARIRDHVNKRIVQELEQHDVTGIVPSHGDILMFLYREDSLSIKMLAERVHRTQPTVTVLVNKLEKLGYVERSKSAEDSRVTLIRLTERGQQLKPIFEQVSETIQDMVYGGMTDEQAEQLESLLIGIVHKL; the protein is encoded by the coding sequence ATGCCAAAATATAATGCAATTGCACTAATCGCAAGAATCAGGGATCATGTGAACAAACGCATTGTTCAGGAACTGGAACAGCATGACGTTACGGGGATTGTTCCATCCCATGGTGACATTTTGATGTTTTTGTATCGTGAAGATTCGCTGTCCATCAAGATGCTGGCTGAACGCGTCCATCGCACACAACCAACAGTTACCGTGCTGGTGAACAAGCTGGAGAAGCTGGGTTATGTGGAACGCAGCAAGAGTGCGGAAGACAGCCGTGTGACATTGATTCGCCTCACAGAGCGAGGACAGCAGCTGAAGCCCATTTTTGAACAGGTATCGGAAACGATTCAGGACATGGTCTATGGTGGAATGACAGATGAGCAAGCGGAACAGCTGGAAAGTCTGTTGATTGGAATTGTTCATAAGTTATAA
- a CDS encoding NAD(P)H-dependent oxidoreductase, with amino-acid sequence MKHLIVYAHPHADSFNRAILNTAVEALEAQGHEVVVRNLYALEFQPVLSAADTASMRAGQNPQDIATEQKFITDADAITFIYPIWWTGLPAILKGYVDRVFAYGFAYASGEAGIEKLLTGKKGLIINTHGTPSDIYDQIGMTAGMKMTSDVGIFDFVGIESVDHLFFGSIGYLDDAAYQSMLEQVKQTVSTKF; translated from the coding sequence ATGAAACATCTTATCGTATATGCACATCCCCACGCAGACAGCTTCAATCGCGCCATTCTAAACACAGCAGTAGAAGCACTTGAAGCCCAAGGTCATGAGGTTGTTGTTCGTAATCTGTATGCCCTGGAATTTCAGCCTGTATTGAGCGCAGCTGACACGGCATCCATGCGGGCAGGACAGAATCCACAGGATATTGCGACAGAGCAAAAGTTTATTACGGATGCCGATGCAATTACGTTTATCTACCCAATCTGGTGGACTGGGCTGCCGGCAATTTTGAAAGGGTACGTTGACCGGGTATTTGCATATGGTTTTGCTTATGCTTCAGGCGAAGCAGGAATCGAGAAGCTGTTAACAGGCAAAAAAGGACTGATCATCAATACACACGGAACACCTAGTGACATATATGACCAGATTGGCATGACTGCTGGCATGAAAATGACCTCCGATGTCGGAATCTTTGATTTTGTAGGCATTGAGTCCGTGGATCATTTATTCTTTGGCAGTATCGGATATCTGGATGATGCGGCTTATCAATCCATGCTGGAGCAAGTGAAGCAAACGGTAAGCACTAAATTCTAA
- a CDS encoding ArsR/SmtB family transcription factor translates to MEPLLIFKALSNETRRQILSWLKDPEQHFSALELSQHPDGGKSGICVGTIQMKAGLAQSVISSYLLTMLKAGLLLSERRGQWTYYRRNEETIRQFAEYVQHEL, encoded by the coding sequence ATGGAACCTTTACTCATATTTAAAGCTTTGTCCAACGAGACACGCAGGCAGATACTGTCATGGCTCAAAGATCCGGAGCAGCATTTCTCAGCTCTGGAATTGTCCCAGCATCCCGATGGAGGGAAGAGCGGGATCTGTGTCGGAACCATTCAGATGAAGGCTGGATTGGCTCAATCCGTCATATCCAGTTATTTGCTGACCATGCTCAAAGCCGGGCTGCTCCTCTCCGAGCGCAGGGGCCAGTGGACGTATTATCGCCGCAACGAAGAAACCATTCGTCAATTTGCCGAGTATGTACAGCACGAGTTATAA
- a CDS encoding LLM class flavin-dependent oxidoreductase gives MTTDNQASSHKQHINDVKLSILDLAPVVVGATPADALRNSLDLAQHAERWGYHRYWVAEHHNMPGIASSATSVVIGYLASGTNTIRLGSGGIMLPNHAPLVIAEQFGTLESLYPGRIDLGLGRAPGSDRRTSLALRKDLNSGEDFPELLAELRAYFDASATSYHAPVRAVPGEGLNIPIYLLGSSDFSARLAGRLGLPFAFASHFSPDYTRIALETYRSSFQPSDTLKEPHVIVGVNAVVADTDEEAAWLGTTMQQQFLNIIRGTTGLVQPPADMEGKWTDRERAGVEQTLKAAVNGSPETVRGQLESFIAQTQADELIITSMIYDHQARLHSYELIAQLAGKA, from the coding sequence ATGACTACTGATAACCAAGCTTCATCCCATAAACAACATATTAACGACGTTAAGCTGTCCATCCTGGATCTGGCTCCTGTCGTTGTGGGTGCAACACCTGCGGATGCGCTCCGTAACAGTCTGGATCTGGCACAGCATGCGGAGCGTTGGGGATACCATCGCTACTGGGTTGCTGAGCATCATAATATGCCTGGTATTGCTTCTTCCGCTACATCGGTAGTGATCGGATACCTGGCAAGTGGCACGAACACGATTCGTCTCGGGTCCGGTGGCATCATGCTGCCTAACCATGCACCACTCGTTATCGCCGAGCAGTTCGGTACACTGGAATCCCTGTATCCGGGCCGTATCGATCTTGGACTGGGCCGTGCACCAGGTAGTGACCGCCGTACATCGCTTGCACTGCGCAAAGATCTGAACAGCGGAGAAGACTTCCCGGAATTGCTGGCTGAGCTGAGAGCGTACTTCGATGCATCAGCTACCTCCTATCATGCACCTGTTCGTGCGGTGCCGGGTGAAGGGTTGAACATCCCGATTTACCTGCTCGGTTCCAGTGATTTCAGTGCACGTTTGGCTGGGCGGCTCGGATTGCCGTTTGCTTTTGCCAGCCACTTCTCGCCCGATTATACTCGCATTGCCCTTGAAACATATCGAAGCAGCTTCCAGCCTTCCGACACACTGAAGGAGCCGCATGTTATTGTAGGTGTGAATGCGGTTGTTGCAGATACCGATGAAGAAGCAGCATGGCTCGGCACAACGATGCAGCAGCAGTTTCTGAACATCATCCGCGGGACGACAGGACTGGTACAGCCACCAGCCGATATGGAAGGCAAATGGACCGATCGCGAGAGAGCTGGAGTGGAACAGACGCTGAAAGCTGCTGTGAACGGCTCACCTGAGACGGTACGTGGACAGCTTGAATCCTTTATTGCCCAGACACAAGCGGATGAGCTTATTATTACATCCATGATTTATGACCATCAGGCACGTCTGCATTCTTATGAATTGATCGCACAATTGGCGGGTAAAGCATAA
- a CDS encoding AI-2E family transporter, whose amino-acid sequence MEQPEQPRIWPDRFKRFFLNNKFVLFLLILLLVGLNVMVLTKISFVLHPVAVLIKTIVLPIILSGILYYLLNPLVDVMEKWKIKRGWSILILYLAIGGILTVVVLAVIPVLRNQIMGLIANFPMYSENVRQQFEELTGSQLFSQVQETVNMNWQDWWGTISEKATEILNSTWNKLGGFLGAFTETVLSIVTVPFILFYLLKDGKKLPEKILSFLPIKSRTGAMEVLHDINHQISSFIRGQIIVSFCIGILLYIGYMVIGLDYALILAIIASFTSVVPYLGPAIAITPALIVALVTSPVMLLKMVAVWTIVQLIEGKFISPQIMGKTLKIHPITIIFVILTSGNLFGVVGILLAVPGYAVLKVCVSHIFNWFKSRSGLYDPNKNNLL is encoded by the coding sequence ATGGAGCAACCCGAACAACCCCGCATTTGGCCGGATCGGTTTAAGCGGTTTTTTCTGAACAACAAGTTTGTCCTATTTCTGCTGATTCTGCTGCTGGTCGGATTAAACGTGATGGTGCTAACGAAGATATCCTTTGTACTGCATCCAGTTGCGGTGCTAATCAAGACGATTGTACTGCCTATCATTCTGTCTGGTATCCTCTACTATCTGCTGAATCCGCTGGTGGATGTGATGGAAAAGTGGAAGATTAAGCGTGGATGGTCGATACTGATCCTATACCTCGCGATTGGCGGCATTTTGACGGTTGTGGTATTGGCAGTCATTCCAGTGCTTCGCAATCAGATTATGGGACTTATCGCCAATTTCCCGATGTATAGTGAAAATGTCAGACAGCAGTTCGAGGAGCTTACCGGCAGTCAGCTGTTCAGTCAGGTCCAGGAAACGGTGAACATGAACTGGCAGGATTGGTGGGGAACGATCTCCGAGAAAGCAACAGAGATTCTGAATTCCACCTGGAACAAACTCGGCGGTTTCCTTGGCGCTTTTACCGAAACGGTATTATCCATTGTAACCGTACCATTTATTCTGTTTTACCTGCTTAAGGACGGGAAGAAGCTTCCGGAGAAGATCCTGTCGTTTCTGCCGATCAAAAGCCGTACGGGTGCCATGGAGGTACTTCACGACATTAACCACCAGATCAGTTCGTTCATTCGCGGGCAAATTATCGTGAGCTTCTGTATCGGTATCCTGCTCTATATTGGTTATATGGTCATTGGACTGGATTACGCATTGATTCTGGCCATTATCGCTTCCTTTACCAGCGTGGTGCCGTATCTGGGACCTGCGATTGCCATTACGCCTGCACTCATTGTGGCGCTGGTGACTTCTCCAGTGATGCTGCTGAAAATGGTGGCGGTATGGACGATTGTACAGCTAATTGAAGGGAAGTTTATCTCTCCACAGATCATGGGCAAAACGCTCAAGATTCATCCGATCACAATTATCTTTGTCATTCTGACATCAGGCAATCTGTTCGGTGTGGTAGGCATTCTGCTGGCCGTTCCGGGTTATGCAGTGCTTAAGGTCTGTGTATCCCACATCTTCAATTGGTTCAAAAGCCGTTCCGGTCTGTATGATCCAAACAAAAACAATCTACTGTAG
- a CDS encoding ArsR/SmtB family transcription factor: MEQPVKAPADCDAACSGTEADVESIRTSLIDRETSSEMADWFKAFSDPTRLRIIDALLQKELCVHDLTVLLDMGQSAISHQLRSLRNMRIVKRRKEGKTVYYSLDDTHIEQIFLQTLQHIKHG; this comes from the coding sequence ATGGAACAACCGGTTAAAGCGCCAGCGGATTGTGATGCGGCCTGCTCGGGTACGGAAGCGGACGTAGAGTCCATCCGCACTTCCCTTATAGATCGGGAGACTTCTTCCGAGATGGCGGATTGGTTCAAGGCATTCAGTGACCCAACCCGACTACGTATTATTGATGCGCTGTTGCAGAAGGAATTATGTGTACATGATCTGACGGTGCTGCTTGATATGGGACAGTCGGCCATTTCACACCAGTTGCGTTCACTCCGCAACATGCGGATCGTCAAGCGCCGCAAGGAAGGCAAGACGGTGTATTATTCTCTGGATGATACGCATATTGAGCAAATCTTCCTGCAAACGCTCCAGCATATTAAACATGGCTAG
- a CDS encoding heavy metal translocating P-type ATPase, translating to MGTGQEQVKRELLLDGLDCANCALKIENGVKKIKGITDCSVNFVTKTLLVHTTSDMDEHVMEEAKRKVLRLEPHIRISEKGRPPLGNQASAGLGNPLDGQLHTHAGHSHDHAHHEGAHHHSHGHGAHHHAHDHHSHAGHDHGHSHDHDAHAGHSHDHDAHAGHSHEHGAGQTKVLLARLAAGSALLAAAIWSPLDGWAQLALYIVAYLIAGGDIVLQACKNIIRGQVFDEYFLMSVATIGAFAIGEYPEGVAVMLFYQLGELFQGMAVNRSRKSIQSLMDIRPDYANILIGSGDETKRVSPEDVRIGNHIVVRAGEKVPLDGIVKAGHSMVDTSALTGESVPRELEPGSDVLSGFVNKNGMLTIEVTKTFGESTVSRILDLVQNASSRKAKTEHFISKFARYYTPVVVILAALIAFVPPLVLSDAAFAEWIYRALVFLVISCPCALVVSIPLGFFGGIGAASRNGILVKGSNYLEALNDVKVVVFDKTGTLTKGVFNVTAICPEGGRTEGELMELAAIAEAQSNHPIAESIRSAWAKDIRTQGVEGYDEVAGHGIRVRVDGREVLAGNAKLMEQAGITYTKPETVGTVVHVAEAGAYAGHLIIADEVKDDAAAAIQALKTLGIRKTVMLTGDAKAVGVAVGQQLGVDEVYAELLPQHKVERLEELEAGKSPKEKMVFVGDGINDTPVLARADVGVAMGGLGSDAAIEAADVVIMTDEPSRLASAIRIAKRTRMIVWQNIGFALGVKVIFLLLGVFGIATMWEAVFSDVGVTVLAVLNAMRVLRVKNI from the coding sequence ATGGGAACCGGTCAGGAACAGGTGAAACGGGAACTGCTGCTGGATGGATTGGATTGTGCCAATTGTGCGCTGAAGATTGAGAATGGTGTCAAAAAAATTAAAGGTATTACGGATTGCTCCGTTAATTTCGTAACCAAAACCCTGCTGGTGCATACAACTTCCGATATGGATGAGCACGTTATGGAAGAAGCGAAGCGTAAGGTCCTGCGGCTTGAGCCGCACATTCGCATCTCGGAAAAAGGGAGACCGCCGCTAGGCAATCAGGCTTCTGCCGGTCTGGGAAATCCATTAGACGGCCAACTGCACACACATGCAGGTCATTCTCATGACCATGCTCATCATGAAGGGGCGCATCACCATAGCCATGGTCACGGTGCTCATCATCATGCACATGATCATCACAGTCATGCCGGGCATGACCACGGTCATTCACATGATCATGATGCGCATGCCGGGCATTCACATGATCATGATGCGCATGCCGGGCATTCGCACGAGCATGGTGCAGGACAGACGAAGGTGCTGCTTGCCCGGCTTGCTGCCGGCTCTGCCCTACTTGCTGCGGCCATCTGGTCCCCACTGGACGGATGGGCACAGCTCGCTCTCTATATCGTTGCTTATCTGATTGCAGGAGGAGATATCGTTCTCCAGGCGTGCAAAAACATCATTCGTGGTCAGGTATTCGACGAGTACTTCCTGATGTCGGTTGCAACGATTGGTGCTTTTGCCATTGGGGAGTATCCTGAAGGGGTAGCGGTTATGCTCTTCTATCAGCTTGGGGAGCTGTTTCAGGGAATGGCGGTTAACCGCTCTCGCAAGTCGATTCAGTCGCTTATGGACATTCGCCCGGACTATGCCAATATTCTGATCGGTTCTGGTGATGAGACCAAGCGTGTCTCTCCGGAAGATGTGCGCATCGGTAATCATATCGTTGTCCGTGCGGGTGAGAAGGTTCCGCTGGATGGAATAGTGAAGGCTGGACATTCCATGGTGGACACGTCCGCTCTTACAGGAGAATCCGTACCTCGGGAACTGGAGCCCGGAAGTGATGTACTCAGTGGTTTTGTGAATAAGAACGGTATGCTGACGATTGAAGTGACCAAAACCTTCGGAGAATCGACGGTATCCAGGATTCTGGATCTGGTGCAGAACGCCAGCAGCCGCAAAGCAAAGACGGAACACTTCATCAGTAAATTTGCCCGTTATTACACCCCGGTCGTCGTTATTCTTGCAGCGCTGATTGCGTTCGTACCACCGCTCGTGCTTAGTGACGCAGCATTTGCCGAATGGATCTATCGTGCACTGGTCTTTCTGGTCATCTCCTGTCCATGCGCACTGGTGGTTTCCATTCCACTCGGATTCTTCGGCGGGATTGGGGCGGCATCCCGTAACGGGATTCTGGTGAAAGGCAGCAATTACCTTGAAGCATTGAATGATGTGAAAGTGGTTGTTTTTGATAAAACGGGTACACTAACCAAAGGTGTATTCAACGTAACGGCTATTTGTCCGGAAGGTGGACGTACAGAAGGTGAACTGATGGAACTCGCAGCGATCGCGGAGGCCCAATCGAATCACCCCATCGCCGAATCCATTCGCTCAGCCTGGGCCAAAGATATCCGTACACAAGGTGTTGAAGGATATGACGAGGTTGCCGGACATGGGATCAGAGTCCGTGTGGATGGCCGTGAAGTGCTGGCAGGTAACGCCAAACTGATGGAACAGGCGGGTATTACTTATACCAAGCCAGAGACGGTAGGAACAGTGGTACACGTTGCTGAAGCAGGCGCTTATGCCGGCCATCTGATCATTGCGGATGAAGTGAAGGATGATGCTGCAGCAGCGATACAGGCACTGAAGACACTTGGCATCCGCAAAACGGTCATGCTCACAGGCGATGCCAAAGCTGTTGGTGTTGCCGTAGGCCAGCAGCTGGGAGTCGATGAGGTATACGCTGAGCTTTTGCCGCAGCACAAAGTTGAACGGCTGGAAGAACTTGAAGCGGGCAAGTCTCCGAAGGAGAAAATGGTGTTTGTCGGGGATGGCATCAACGATACACCTGTGCTGGCTCGTGCGGATGTAGGTGTAGCCATGGGAGGACTCGGGTCTGATGCTGCCATCGAAGCCGCAGATGTGGTCATCATGACGGATGAACCATCCCGATTGGCAAGCGCCATCCGCATTGCGAAGCGGACACGAATGATTGTCTGGCAAAATATCGGTTTCGCCTTGGGTGTTAAAGTGATCTTCCTGCTGCTGGGAGTGTTCGGCATAGCCACCATGTGGGAAGCCGTTTTCTCCGATGTGGGTGTCACGGTTCTGGCCGTTCTGAACGCCATGCGGGTGCTGCGCGTGAAGAACATATAA
- a CDS encoding SdpI family protein, translating into MAGAIVGLICGVCYFVLGIMLFKKPPKKINGIYGYRTPRAMSDPELWDEAQRYSANLMMQFGVIITVFGILGFWFTDVQALVLSLFAVAFYTFRLFTKVEGRLKEVQHAQKRKQSEQGAS; encoded by the coding sequence TTGGCAGGAGCAATTGTAGGGTTAATATGCGGAGTGTGCTATTTCGTGCTGGGGATAATGCTGTTCAAAAAACCGCCGAAAAAGATTAATGGCATATATGGTTATCGTACCCCGCGCGCCATGAGTGATCCTGAATTATGGGACGAAGCTCAGCGTTACAGCGCAAACCTGATGATGCAGTTTGGGGTCATTATTACGGTGTTTGGTATTCTTGGATTCTGGTTTACCGATGTACAGGCACTCGTACTCAGTCTGTTTGCAGTTGCATTCTATACGTTCAGACTGTTTACAAAAGTAGAAGGGCGCTTAAAGGAAGTACAGCATGCTCAGAAGCGGAAGCAAAGCGAGCAAGGTGCATCATAG